In Syntrophobacterales bacterium, the following are encoded in one genomic region:
- a CDS encoding class I SAM-dependent methyltransferase, protein MIKDQMNRIYSTMPLDIIPWNIKNPPQILTNLVEKEIIKPCKIIDLGCGAGNYILYLAKKGFDATGLDISESAIQIAKNSALEKGIKCNFIVASVMDYNFDTSKPFDCAYDWEVLHHVFPEQRAQYISNVSKLLKSGGQYMSVCFSEDSPQFGGKGKFRKTPIDTELYFSSENELRELFEGVFNIEQLETIDIEGKFGTNRAIYAFMNKKR, encoded by the coding sequence ATGATTAAAGATCAAATGAATAGAATTTACAGCACTATGCCACTTGATATAATTCCTTGGAATATTAAGAACCCGCCTCAGATTCTCACTAATTTGGTAGAAAAAGAGATAATAAAGCCATGCAAAATTATTGATTTAGGATGCGGTGCAGGAAACTATATTCTTTATCTCGCGAAAAAAGGATTTGATGCAACAGGATTAGATATATCCGAATCCGCAATTCAAATTGCTAAGAATTCAGCCCTTGAAAAAGGTATTAAATGTAATTTTATTGTGGCAAGTGTGATGGACTATAACTTTGATACATCTAAACCTTTCGACTGTGCATATGACTGGGAGGTGCTACACCATGTTTTCCCTGAGCAAAGAGCGCAATATATCAGTAACGTTTCAAAGCTTTTAAAGTCCGGTGGTCAATACATGTCAGTATGCTTTAGCGAAGATAGTCCTCAGTTCGGAGGTAAAGGCAAGTTTCGCAAAACTCCCATTGACACTGAATTGTATTTTTCATCTGAAAATGAATTGAGAGAGCTATTTGAAGGTGTATTCAATATTGAACAACTTGAGACAATAGATATTGAAGGAAAATTCGGAACTAATAGAGCAATATACGCGTTTATGAATAAGAAAAGATAA